A single Deinococcus misasensis DSM 22328 DNA region contains:
- the prfA gene encoding peptide chain release factor 1, producing MIAEKLIDLEREYRSLEREMSNPEVFGNNDVYLKLNRRYAELTPIMQLWEEYKTLSESQKQAQELLTDPDMRELAEMELEAAHLRLPEIEQELDVLLLPRDPRDERNVILEIRSGAGGDEAALFAADLLRMYERYCTRTGLKMEMLDSNPSDLGGFSKVVVELSGERAYRHFKFEGGVHRVQRVPATESQGRIHTSTVTVAVMPEVEESEVELNMQDVRIDVFRSQGAGGQGVNTTDSAVRVVYRPGTPEEIIVVCQDARSQIKNREKALNVLRSRLADLKRQEEEEKIRSERQSMIGSGDRSEKIRTYNYPQNRVTDHRLTGEDKNHPLDLVMNGNLEDVLEALQRVEREELLAEMAEAAE from the coding sequence GTGATCGCTGAAAAATTAATAGACCTCGAGCGCGAGTACCGCAGTCTGGAGCGCGAGATGAGCAATCCCGAAGTTTTCGGGAACAATGACGTTTATCTCAAACTCAACCGCAGATACGCTGAACTCACGCCCATCATGCAGCTCTGGGAGGAATACAAAACCCTCTCGGAGTCCCAAAAACAAGCCCAGGAACTGCTGACCGACCCTGACATGCGAGAACTCGCAGAGATGGAACTGGAAGCAGCACACCTCCGTTTGCCTGAAATTGAACAGGAACTGGATGTCCTGTTGCTCCCCAGAGACCCCAGAGACGAACGCAACGTGATTCTGGAAATCCGCTCGGGAGCCGGAGGGGATGAGGCCGCCCTGTTCGCTGCAGACCTGTTGCGCATGTATGAGCGTTACTGCACAAGGACCGGCCTGAAAATGGAGATGCTGGATTCCAACCCGAGCGATCTGGGCGGATTCTCCAAAGTGGTGGTGGAACTCTCTGGTGAGCGCGCCTACCGTCACTTCAAATTTGAGGGTGGGGTTCACCGGGTCCAGAGGGTGCCTGCCACCGAATCACAGGGGCGCATCCACACCAGCACCGTTACGGTGGCCGTGATGCCCGAAGTGGAAGAATCCGAGGTGGAACTCAACATGCAGGATGTGCGCATCGACGTGTTCCGTTCTCAGGGTGCCGGAGGGCAAGGGGTGAACACCACCGACTCGGCTGTGCGCGTGGTGTACAGACCGGGAACCCCCGAGGAAATCATCGTGGTGTGTCAGGATGCCCGCAGCCAGATCAAGAACCGTGAGAAGGCCCTGAACGTCCTGAGAAGCCGCCTTGCCGACCTCAAAAGGCAGGAAGAAGAAGAAAAAATCCGCAGTGAGCGCCAGAGCATGATTGGCTCTGGGGACCGCAGCGAAAAAATCCGCACCTACAATTACCCCCAGAACCGCGTGACCGACCACCGCCTGACCGGAGAGGACAAAAACCACCCTCTGGATCTGGTGATGAACGGCAATCTGGAGGATGTGCTGGAAGCCCTGCAAAGGGTGGAACGCGAAGAACTGCTGGCAGAGATGGCCGAGGCCGCAGAGTGA
- the murA gene encoding UDP-N-acetylglucosamine 1-carboxyvinyltransferase: MLLDTPLTIFGGSRLSGEFKAQPSKNAALPIIVASLLSKEPVVLHGIPRLADIYTILELMTGLGTKYRWLGPNTLEMHTPELTSTVAPYALVSKMRASFILMGALLSRAGHAEVSMPGGCAFGQRPVDQHIKAFRAMGADVDEEGGNFIASRTDTFSGSYVFEILTVGGTQNAILAAVLGEGTVILDNASIDTDVVDMVRFLNSLGADIQGVGTNTIVINGVKELRGGEYTVIPDRIEASTMLIAAVATRSQLTVTNVIPGHLRAVTAKLTEMGAHILELDHNTLMIDARHGELRPVNLTTTEFPGFPTDVQPQMSALLATIPGTSIVMDKVYPERLTHVVELRRMGANIEVPEHTQVIQGKKLHGAPVRAADIRAGAALVIAAMAAEGKSVIDGVRFLNRGYERLTERLQGIGVHIEQNQHLVATAMD; the protein is encoded by the coding sequence ATGCTTCTGGATACCCCCCTGACCATTTTCGGTGGCTCCCGCCTGAGCGGCGAATTTAAAGCACAACCCTCCAAAAACGCCGCATTGCCCATCATTGTGGCAAGCCTGCTCAGCAAAGAGCCCGTCGTCTTGCACGGGATTCCCAGACTCGCAGACATCTACACCATTCTGGAACTGATGACCGGCCTCGGCACCAAATACCGCTGGCTCGGACCCAACACCCTTGAAATGCACACCCCAGAGCTGACCTCCACCGTTGCCCCTTACGCTCTGGTCAGCAAAATGCGCGCCTCTTTCATCCTGATGGGCGCACTGCTTTCCCGCGCTGGACATGCCGAAGTGAGCATGCCCGGCGGTTGTGCTTTTGGTCAGCGTCCTGTGGACCAGCACATCAAGGCCTTCCGCGCCATGGGTGCAGACGTGGACGAAGAAGGCGGCAACTTCATTGCCAGCCGCACAGACACCTTCAGTGGCTCTTATGTTTTTGAAATCCTGACCGTGGGCGGAACCCAGAACGCCATTCTGGCCGCCGTGCTCGGAGAAGGCACCGTGATTCTGGACAACGCCAGCATCGACACCGATGTGGTGGACATGGTGCGCTTCCTGAACTCTCTGGGCGCAGACATTCAGGGTGTTGGAACCAATACCATCGTGATCAACGGGGTCAAAGAACTCCGTGGTGGCGAGTACACCGTGATTCCTGACCGCATCGAAGCCAGCACCATGCTGATTGCTGCCGTGGCCACCCGCAGCCAATTGACTGTCACCAACGTGATTCCCGGTCACCTGCGTGCCGTCACCGCCAAACTGACCGAAATGGGCGCACACATTCTGGAACTCGATCACAACACCCTGATGATCGATGCCCGTCATGGTGAACTGCGTCCTGTGAACCTCACCACCACCGAGTTCCCCGGCTTCCCCACCGATGTGCAACCCCAGATGAGCGCCCTGCTGGCCACCATCCCCGGAACCAGCATCGTGATGGACAAAGTTTACCCAGAGCGCCTCACCCACGTGGTGGAACTGCGCCGCATGGGAGCCAACATTGAAGTCCCAGAGCACACCCAGGTCATTCAAGGCAAGAAGCTGCACGGTGCACCTGTGCGCGCCGCAGACATCCGTGCCGGTGCCGCTCTGGTGATTGCTGCCATGGCCGCAGAAGGCAAGTCCGTCATTGACGGGGTGCGTTTCCTGAACCGCGGTTACGAGCGCCTCACCGAGCGTTTGCAAGGCATTGGGGTGCACATCGAGCAAAACCAGCACCTCGTTGCCACCGCAATGGACTGA
- a CDS encoding CBU_0592 family membrane protein — protein sequence MEQVVQVFGALLILAAFVMVQAKKMDPTARSYLVLNALGSAILAYDAFHTQQWGFVLLEGVWAIVSIKGLLDTFKKHPA from the coding sequence GTGGAACAGGTGGTTCAGGTTTTCGGTGCCCTTTTGATTCTTGCGGCCTTTGTGATGGTTCAGGCCAAAAAAATGGATCCCACAGCGCGTTCATATCTGGTGCTCAATGCGCTCGGGTCGGCCATTCTGGCTTATGACGCTTTCCACACCCAGCAGTGGGGATTTGTCCTGCTGGAAGGGGTTTGGGCGATTGTGTCCATCAAGGGTTTGCTGGACACCTTCAAAAAGCACCCTGCTTGA
- a CDS encoding S1C family serine protease, which translates to MRRISIAVAALLTVSAAGFMLGKFQAASPLVTSDEINTVEVTNKNLKALVRVIARIPKSQLQPGDLPEEVGSGFFYKSNRIITNYHVVQYAESIQVELADGRIVNAKLDGIDPGIDIAILAVSGVQAPATVRFGSSNNLIIGQKLILFGSPFGVRRFVSTGELAAVERTAAPADDIGQEIPQMLMTTAFLQRGNSGGPILNSRGVVVGVADAMMASNTFAADGSIGLGIPIDVVKESIQDLEQIGISQRGSLGITMSNLGDLEPIIRKQAGITTTDGAVVEEVPAGSLGQRAGLRGAIRDNNRALVALGDVIVAVDNQRVKDQYDVVRLVAAKRPGQKLTIKVWRNKKEVNLTATVVKRQR; encoded by the coding sequence ATGAGGCGCATCTCCATCGCTGTGGCAGCACTTCTGACTGTCAGTGCAGCGGGCTTCATGCTTGGCAAATTTCAGGCAGCCAGTCCGCTGGTCACCAGTGATGAAATCAACACAGTTGAGGTCACCAACAAGAACCTCAAGGCACTGGTGCGGGTCATTGCGCGCATTCCCAAATCCCAGTTGCAGCCCGGAGACCTTCCCGAGGAAGTGGGAAGTGGCTTCTTTTACAAGTCCAACCGCATCATCACCAATTACCACGTGGTGCAGTATGCCGAGAGCATTCAGGTGGAATTGGCCGATGGGCGCATCGTGAATGCCAAACTGGACGGCATTGATCCCGGCATTGACATCGCCATTCTGGCGGTCTCTGGGGTGCAAGCTCCAGCCACCGTGCGTTTTGGCAGCAGCAACAACCTGATCATCGGGCAGAAACTGATCCTGTTCGGATCTCCTTTTGGGGTCCGGCGTTTTGTGAGCACCGGAGAACTGGCTGCTGTCGAACGCACGGCTGCACCTGCAGATGACATCGGTCAGGAAATTCCCCAGATGCTCATGACCACTGCTTTCCTGCAAAGGGGCAACAGTGGAGGTCCCATCCTGAACTCCAGAGGGGTGGTGGTCGGTGTTGCCGATGCCATGATGGCCTCGAACACTTTTGCCGCAGATGGTTCCATCGGTCTGGGGATTCCCATTGATGTGGTCAAAGAGTCCATTCAGGACCTTGAACAAATCGGAATTTCCCAGCGTGGCTCTCTGGGCATCACCATGTCCAACCTCGGGGATCTGGAGCCGATCATCCGCAAACAGGCGGGCATCACCACCACAGATGGGGCCGTGGTCGAAGAGGTCCCCGCAGGGTCTCTGGGCCAACGTGCAGGTCTGAGGGGAGCCATCCGCGACAACAACCGCGCTCTGGTGGCCCTTGGAGATGTGATTGTGGCCGTGGACAACCAGAGGGTCAAAGACCAGTACGACGTGGTGCGTCTGGTGGCTGCCAAACGACCCGGTCAGAAGTTGACCATCAAAGTCTGGCGCAACAAGAAAGAAGTCAATTTGACCGCCACGGTGGTCAAACGGCAGCGTTAA
- a CDS encoding FmdB family zinc ribbon protein → MPTYQYKNLKTGEVFEVTQRITETAWTVHPETGDPVKRLISKPGIAFKGSGFYVTDSRPSSNSEG, encoded by the coding sequence ATGCCCACGTATCAATACAAAAACCTCAAGACCGGTGAAGTTTTCGAAGTCACCCAGCGGATCACAGAAACCGCGTGGACCGTTCACCCCGAGACGGGGGATCCGGTCAAACGACTGATCAGCAAACCAGGCATTGCCTTCAAAGGCTCTGGATTCTACGTCACGGACAGCCGTCCCAGCAGCAACTCGGAGGGTTAA
- the pckA gene encoding phosphoenolpyruvate carboxykinase (ATP), whose protein sequence is MGTQDLSYLGVNNVKLHWNPGVAELYEAAVRLGEGHIVEGGPLLVETTPHTGRSPKDRFIVEDENTRDKVWWGGFNTPISSEVFDNLLGKMVAHMDGKEVFVQNLYAGTDPDYHMPVRFVTEMAYHSLFVRNMFVRPTKAELRNFEPSFTVINIPSFKADPVLDGTRTETFIIVNFSKRMILVGGTKYAGENKKGIFGVLNFELPDLGVMPMHCSANIGPAGDTALFFGLSGTGKTTLSADPKRALIGDDEHGWTDHGIFNFEGGCYAKVIHLNPAAEPAIFRTTRMYGTVLENVVMREDRTLDLDDGSITENTRSAYPITHIDNIAPGGRGTRPKNIVFLTADAYGVLPPISRLTREQMMYQFISGFTAKIPGTEQGVTEPVPTFSTCFGAPFMPRHPGVYAELLARRVEETGARVWLVNTGWTGGKYGQGKRMSISYTRNMINAALNGDLDDVEFVTEPFFNLSIPTKVPGVDRSILNPRDTWQDKSEYDKTARKLARMFRENFKRFETGVSPEVTACMPVHEELV, encoded by the coding sequence ATGGGCACACAGGACCTGAGTTACTTGGGAGTGAACAACGTCAAATTGCACTGGAATCCCGGTGTTGCAGAACTGTACGAAGCTGCTGTTCGGCTCGGCGAAGGTCACATCGTTGAAGGGGGTCCTCTGCTGGTGGAAACCACTCCACACACCGGACGCAGCCCCAAAGACCGCTTCATTGTGGAAGACGAAAACACCAGAGACAAAGTCTGGTGGGGAGGCTTCAACACCCCCATTTCCAGCGAAGTTTTTGACAACCTGCTGGGCAAAATGGTGGCTCACATGGATGGCAAAGAGGTGTTTGTGCAAAACCTCTACGCTGGGACCGACCCTGATTACCACATGCCCGTTCGTTTTGTCACCGAAATGGCCTACCACAGCCTGTTTGTGCGCAACATGTTTGTGCGCCCCACCAAAGCCGAACTGCGCAACTTTGAACCGTCCTTCACAGTCATCAACATCCCGAGTTTCAAAGCAGATCCTGTTTTGGACGGCACCCGCACCGAAACCTTCATCATCGTCAACTTCAGCAAACGCATGATTCTGGTGGGCGGCACCAAATACGCTGGAGAAAACAAAAAAGGCATTTTCGGGGTGCTCAACTTCGAACTGCCTGATCTGGGTGTCATGCCCATGCACTGCTCGGCCAACATTGGACCTGCTGGCGACACTGCCCTGTTCTTCGGACTCTCTGGAACCGGAAAAACCACCCTCTCTGCGGATCCCAAACGTGCCCTGATCGGTGACGACGAGCACGGATGGACCGACCACGGCATTTTCAACTTCGAGGGAGGCTGCTACGCCAAGGTCATCCACCTGAACCCCGCTGCCGAACCCGCCATTTTCCGCACCACCCGCATGTACGGCACCGTTCTGGAAAACGTGGTGATGCGTGAAGACCGCACCCTCGACCTCGACGATGGCTCCATCACCGAAAACACCCGCAGCGCCTACCCGATCACCCACATCGACAACATTGCCCCCGGTGGACGCGGCACCCGACCCAAAAACATCGTGTTCCTGACCGCCGATGCATACGGTGTGCTGCCTCCCATCTCACGCCTCACCCGAGAGCAGATGATGTACCAGTTCATCTCGGGCTTCACGGCCAAGATTCCCGGCACCGAGCAAGGTGTCACCGAGCCCGTCCCCACTTTCTCCACCTGCTTTGGAGCCCCTTTCATGCCCCGTCATCCCGGCGTGTACGCCGAATTGCTGGCCAGAAGGGTGGAGGAGACTGGAGCCAGAGTCTGGCTCGTCAACACCGGATGGACCGGAGGCAAATACGGACAGGGCAAACGGATGAGCATCTCCTACACCCGCAACATGATCAATGCTGCTTTAAACGGCGATCTGGACGATGTGGAGTTCGTGACCGAACCTTTCTTCAACCTCTCCATTCCCACCAAAGTGCCCGGTGTGGACCGCAGCATCCTGAACCCCAGAGACACCTGGCAGGACAAGTCCGAATACGACAAAACCGCCCGCAAACTCGCCCGGATGTTCCGGGAAAACTTCAAACGCTTTGAAACAGGTGTGTCCCCTGAAGTGACTGCCTGCATGCCCGTGCACGAAGAACTCGTCTGA
- a CDS encoding NUDIX hydrolase, with protein sequence MARRELLVTAAILRDKQGRILLVGNDWQKSGRVRYTLPGGVVEHGETAPQALVREILEETGLKLKKIHHLAYCVHIEDVRRHDRAISLVFEADWEGLLNPRDPDGFIVEARFFTAEEITRMLDSPPIRDPLTDYLTSGIPGLFYAFSGWDGKGGIRIPTLRKEQQ encoded by the coding sequence GTGGCAAGGCGTGAATTGCTGGTCACTGCGGCCATCCTGAGGGACAAACAGGGCCGCATCCTGCTGGTGGGCAACGACTGGCAAAAGTCAGGACGGGTGCGCTACACCCTGCCCGGAGGTGTGGTGGAGCACGGCGAAACCGCCCCTCAGGCTCTGGTCCGTGAAATCCTTGAAGAAACCGGATTGAAACTCAAAAAGATCCACCATCTGGCCTACTGCGTCCACATCGAAGATGTGCGCCGCCATGACCGGGCAATCAGTCTGGTCTTTGAAGCCGACTGGGAAGGCCTTTTGAACCCCAGAGACCCTGATGGCTTCATCGTGGAAGCCCGTTTCTTCACCGCCGAGGAAATCACCCGGATGCTGGACTCTCCACCCATCCGCGATCCCCTGACCGACTACCTGACTTCAGGGATTCCGGGGCTGTTTTATGCCTTCTCTGGCTGGGACGGCAAGGGAGGCATTCGCATTCCCACCCTGAGAAAAGAGCAGCAATAA
- the glmS gene encoding glutamine--fructose-6-phosphate transaminase (isomerizing) codes for MCGIVGYIGPRDAQDVLISGLAKLEYRGYDSAGVAVRTGNTIEVRKRAGKLANLAGELEKEPLKGTLGIGHTRWATHGLPNDTNAHPHATEDGRLVIIHNGIIENYLHLKDALMARGHIFRSETDSEVLAHLIEEKYQGNLEVAVREALAEVRGAYGIVVTHIDHDEIVAARTVSPLVMGVGQGEMFLASDVPALLPYTRTMVFLHDGDMVVLNKEAYRVMDLQGNPVQREETLIEWDAEAAEKGGFDTYMLKEIYEQPQALTNTLIGRLHDETGEVNLDINLDPASFKRISIIACGTAFYAGLVGEYLIEQLARIPVEVDVASEYRYRSPLVSENTLAIVISQSGETIDTLEALREAKKQGAKTLGVINAKGSSMTREVDDVLYIHAGPEIGVASTKAYTAMVSAMLMLALWLGRARGTLNEELGRELLQGARELPRLVEECLQPERVENIKRIAQKYHQARDYLFLGRGVNSPTAFEGALKLKEISYIHAEAYAAGEMKHGPIALIDQNLPVVVIATESFLLEKTISNIQEVKARSGKVIAVVSDGDTEAARHADDVIYVPRAAEMVSPVVNAVAMQLLAYFTATSLDRDVDKPRNLAKSVTVE; via the coding sequence ATGTGCGGAATCGTTGGATACATTGGCCCTCGTGATGCCCAGGACGTTCTGATCTCGGGTCTTGCCAAACTGGAATACCGTGGCTACGACAGCGCTGGTGTGGCTGTGCGCACCGGAAACACCATCGAAGTCAGAAAGCGTGCCGGAAAACTGGCCAATCTGGCCGGAGAGTTGGAAAAAGAGCCCCTCAAAGGCACCCTTGGCATTGGACACACCCGCTGGGCCACCCACGGTCTGCCCAACGACACCAACGCCCACCCCCACGCCACCGAAGATGGCAGACTGGTGATCATCCACAACGGCATCATCGAAAACTACCTGCACCTCAAAGATGCCCTGATGGCCAGAGGCCACATCTTCCGCAGCGAAACCGACAGCGAAGTGCTGGCCCACCTGATCGAAGAAAAATACCAGGGCAATCTGGAAGTGGCTGTCCGTGAAGCCCTCGCAGAAGTGCGCGGTGCATACGGCATTGTGGTCACCCACATTGACCATGACGAAATCGTGGCTGCCCGCACCGTCAGTCCTCTGGTGATGGGCGTGGGTCAGGGCGAGATGTTCCTTGCATCTGATGTGCCTGCACTGCTGCCTTACACCCGCACCATGGTCTTCCTGCACGATGGCGACATGGTGGTCCTGAACAAAGAAGCCTACAGGGTCATGGACCTGCAAGGCAACCCCGTTCAACGCGAAGAAACCCTGATCGAATGGGATGCAGAAGCTGCTGAAAAAGGTGGCTTTGACACCTACATGCTTAAAGAAATCTACGAGCAGCCGCAAGCCCTCACCAACACCCTGATTGGTCGCCTCCACGACGAAACCGGCGAAGTGAACCTCGACATCAATCTGGACCCTGCCAGCTTCAAGCGCATCTCCATCATTGCCTGCGGAACCGCCTTTTACGCTGGTCTGGTCGGTGAATACCTGATCGAGCAACTGGCCCGCATCCCCGTTGAAGTGGATGTGGCCAGTGAATACCGCTACCGTTCCCCTCTGGTCAGCGAAAACACCCTTGCCATTGTGATTTCCCAGAGCGGTGAAACCATTGACACCCTCGAAGCCCTGCGGGAAGCCAAGAAGCAAGGTGCCAAAACCCTCGGGGTCATCAACGCCAAGGGCTCCAGCATGACCCGCGAAGTGGACGATGTGCTTTACATCCACGCTGGCCCGGAGATCGGGGTGGCCTCTACAAAGGCTTACACCGCCATGGTCAGTGCCATGCTGATGCTGGCCCTCTGGCTTGGTCGTGCCCGTGGCACCCTCAACGAAGAACTGGGCCGTGAACTCCTGCAAGGTGCCCGCGAACTTCCCCGTCTGGTGGAAGAATGCCTGCAACCCGAGCGCGTCGAGAACATCAAACGCATTGCCCAGAAGTACCACCAGGCCCGCGATTACCTGTTCCTCGGGCGTGGCGTCAACTCTCCCACTGCTTTCGAAGGTGCCCTGAAACTCAAAGAGATCAGCTACATCCACGCTGAAGCTTACGCAGCAGGGGAAATGAAACACGGTCCCATCGCCCTGATTGACCAGAACCTGCCTGTGGTGGTCATCGCCACCGAAAGCTTCCTCTTGGAGAAAACCATCTCCAACATTCAGGAAGTCAAAGCCAGAAGTGGCAAAGTCATTGCCGTGGTCAGCGATGGAGACACCGAAGCTGCCCGTCACGCCGATGATGTGATCTACGTGCCCAGAGCCGCCGAAATGGTTTCTCCTGTGGTGAACGCTGTGGCCATGCAACTGCTGGCCTACTTCACGGCCACTTCTCTGGACCGGGATGTGGACAAACCCCGCAACCTTGCCAAGAGCGTGACCGTCGAGTAA
- a CDS encoding YibE/F family protein — translation MLRVLYTVLFCLIALLAPQSIAQSETQSAQHGQTLEGSIIDLDPLTVKVGEATYPLNNDGQLEVKLGDLVQVFQTLDPNGQTIYYLADFVRWPYLAILTLIFVVVAGVVGKGKGIRAVIGMFLSIGVILLMVIPLILAGWNPALVALMGSTGILLFSVYFVHGTNWTTTAALVATILTAAVAVGLAMVAMEFTHLSGIFDEETMFLRQMGITDLRGLLLGGMIIGALGALVDSTIPQVAVVRELAHIDPKQSWQKLFVSSMRVGLDHIGSLVNTLVLAYAGSSLSLFVLFQAGNTSWKSALNMEVVAGAVVQSLVGSIGLILAVPLATLIACMAHHYGRLPAPKEGEGHHHHHHH, via the coding sequence ATGCTCCGTGTGCTCTACACCGTTCTTTTTTGCCTGATCGCCTTGTTGGCCCCACAATCCATCGCCCAGAGTGAAACCCAGTCTGCCCAACATGGTCAGACCCTGGAAGGCTCCATCATCGACCTTGATCCCCTGACGGTGAAAGTCGGAGAGGCCACCTATCCCCTCAACAACGATGGTCAACTGGAAGTGAAGTTGGGAGATCTGGTGCAGGTGTTCCAGACCCTCGACCCCAATGGGCAGACCATTTACTACCTTGCGGATTTTGTGCGCTGGCCGTATCTGGCCATCCTCACCCTGATTTTTGTGGTGGTTGCAGGGGTGGTGGGCAAGGGAAAAGGCATTCGGGCCGTGATTGGCATGTTCCTGTCCATCGGGGTGATTTTGCTGATGGTGATCCCATTGATCCTGGCAGGTTGGAATCCTGCTCTGGTGGCCCTCATGGGCAGCACGGGCATTTTGCTGTTCAGTGTGTATTTTGTGCACGGCACCAACTGGACCACCACCGCTGCACTGGTTGCCACCATCCTGACCGCTGCTGTGGCTGTGGGCCTTGCCATGGTTGCCATGGAATTCACCCACCTCTCGGGCATTTTCGACGAGGAAACCATGTTCCTCAGGCAAATGGGCATCACCGACCTGAGGGGTTTGCTCTTGGGAGGCATGATCATCGGGGCACTGGGGGCCCTGGTGGATTCCACCATCCCACAGGTGGCGGTGGTGCGAGAACTGGCCCACATCGACCCCAAACAAAGCTGGCAAAAACTCTTTGTGTCCAGCATGCGGGTGGGCCTTGACCACATCGGCAGTCTGGTGAACACGCTGGTGCTGGCTTACGCAGGAAGCAGCCTGTCTTTGTTTGTGCTCTTTCAGGCAGGGAACACCAGCTGGAAATCCGCCCTGAACATGGAAGTGGTTGCAGGTGCAGTGGTCCAGAGCCTTGTGGGTTCCATCGGTCTGATTCTGGCAGTGCCTCTGGCCACCCTGATTGCCTGCATGGCCCACCATTACGGCCGTTTGCCTGCACCTAAAGAAGGCGAAGGACACCATCACCATCACCACCATTGA